One part of the Mesotoga infera genome encodes these proteins:
- a CDS encoding (2Fe-2S)-binding protein — LSFERVSQLIDKDPAYGRIVCQCNEVSETEVIQAIRDGARTVDGVKFRTRAGFGRCQGGFCSSSIARILARELKKDLSEIRQNNERSWIVSEKVRQ; from the coding sequence GCTTTCGTTTGAGCGAGTATCACAACTCATTGACAAGGATCCCGCCTATGGAAGGATAGTATGCCAGTGCAACGAGGTATCTGAGACAGAGGTGATTCAGGCAATAAGAGATGGAGCGAGGACTGTGGATGGAGTTAAGTTTAGAACAAGAGCTGGTTTTGGAAGATGTCAGGGCGGATTTTGCAGTTCAAGTATTGCCAGAATTCTGGCCAGAGAGCTGAAAAAAGACCTGTCGGAGATTAGACAGAACAATGAAAGAAGCTGGATAGTAAGCGAGAAGGTGAGACAATGA